A region of Pongo pygmaeus isolate AG05252 chromosome 15, NHGRI_mPonPyg2-v2.0_pri, whole genome shotgun sequence DNA encodes the following proteins:
- the SRSF5 gene encoding serine/arginine-rich splicing factor 5 isoform X3 encodes MSGCRVFIGRLNPAAREKDVERFFKGYGRIRDIDLKRGFGFVEFEDPRDADDAVYELDGKELCSERVTIEHARARSRGGRGRGRYSDRFSSRRPRNDRRNAPPVRTENRLIVENLSSRVSWQPVCVVGLMTRSACGLS; translated from the exons ATGAGTGGCTGTCGAGTATTCATCGGGAGACTAAATCCAGCGGCCAGGGAGAAGGACGTGGAAAGATTCTTCAAGGGATATGGACGGATAAGAGATATTGATCTGAAAAGAGGCTTTGGTTTTGTG GAATTTGAGGATCCGAGGGATGCAGATGATGCTGTGTATGAGCTTGATGGAAAAGAACTCTGTAGTGAAAG gGTTACTATTGAACATGCTAGGGCTCGGTCACGAGGTGGAAGAGGTAGAGGACGATACTCTGACCGTTTTAGTAGTCGCAGACCTCGAAATGATAGACG AAATGCTCCACCTGTAAGAACAGAAAATCGTCTTATAGTTGAGAATTTATCCTCAAGAGTCAGCTGGCAG CCTGTCTGTGTCGTTGGCCTTATGACGAGGAGTGCCTGTGGGTTATCCTAA
- the SRSF5 gene encoding serine/arginine-rich splicing factor 5 isoform X1, with amino-acid sequence MSGCRVFIGRLNPAAREKDVERFFKGYGRIRDIDLKRGFGFVEFEDPRDADDAVYELDGKELCSERVTIEHARARSRGGRGRGRYSDRFSSRRPRNDRRNAPPVRTENRLIVENLSSRVSWQDLKDFMRQAGEVTFADAHRPKLNEGVVEFASYGDLKNAIEKLSGKEINGRKIKLIEGSKRHSRSRSRSRSRTRSSSRSRSRSRSRSRKSYSRSRSRSRSRSRSKSRSVSRSPVPEKSQKRGSSSRSKSPASVDRQRSRSRSRSRSVDSGN; translated from the exons ATGAGTGGCTGTCGAGTATTCATCGGGAGACTAAATCCAGCGGCCAGGGAGAAGGACGTGGAAAGATTCTTCAAGGGATATGGACGGATAAGAGATATTGATCTGAAAAGAGGCTTTGGTTTTGTG GAATTTGAGGATCCGAGGGATGCAGATGATGCTGTGTATGAGCTTGATGGAAAAGAACTCTGTAGTGAAAG gGTTACTATTGAACATGCTAGGGCTCGGTCACGAGGTGGAAGAGGTAGAGGACGATACTCTGACCGTTTTAGTAGTCGCAGACCTCGAAATGATAGACG AAATGCTCCACCTGTAAGAACAGAAAATCGTCTTATAGTTGAGAATTTATCCTCAAGAGTCAGCTGGCAG GATCTCAAAGATTTCATGAGACAAGCTGGGGAAGTAACGTTTGCGGATGCACACCGACCTAAATTAAATGAAGG GGTGGTTGAGTTTGCCTCTTATGGTGACTTAAAGAATGCTATtgaaaaactttctggaaaggaaataaatgggagaaaaataaaattaattgaagGCAGCAAAAGGCACag taGGTCAAGAAGCAGGTCTCGATCCCGGACCAGAAGTTCTTCTAGGTCTCGTAGCCGATCCCGTTCCCGTAGTCGCAAATCTTACAGCCGGTcaaggagcaggagcaggagccgGAGCCGGAGCAAGTCCCGTTCTGTTAGTAGGTCTCCCGTGCCTGAGAAGAGCCAGAAACGTGGTTCTTCAAGTAGATCTAAGTCTCCAGCATCTGTGGATCGCCAGAGGTCCCGGTCCCGATCAAGGTCCAGATCAGTTGACAGTGGCAATTAA
- the LOC134738157 gene encoding uncharacterized protein LOC134738157, producing the protein MAAVESAAAQLRVPNSLFPPPPSNTVLAGHCGSPTKGPAASPGKSGRSQPTTLRVQEMKTLRLAGRGAQPLCKNDPNSDRPSTSVPLKQYAKRETCPSAHLESTALIRRHPPQREQPRPLTI; encoded by the coding sequence ATGGCGGCGGTGGAATCAGCGGCAGCACAGCTGCGCGTGCCAAATTcccttttccctcctcctcccagcaaCACCGTTCTGGCGGGTCACTGCGGCAGCCCTACAAAAGGCCCAGCCGCATCGCCAGGAAAATCAGGGAGATCCCAGCCCACTACTCTACGTGTCCAGGAGATGAAGACATTAAGACTGGCAGGAAGGGGCGCACAACCGCTGTGTAAAAACGACCCTAACAGTGACCGCCCTTCCACCTCAGTACCCCTCAAACAGTATGCCAAAAGGGAGACGTGCCCCAGCGCCCACCTCGAATCAACTGCGCTCATTAGACGCCATCCTCCGCAAAGAGAGCAGCCCCGGCCGCTCACGATCTGA
- the SRSF5 gene encoding serine/arginine-rich splicing factor 5 isoform X2: MSGCRVFIGRLNPAAREKDVERFFKGYGRIRDIDLKRGFGFVEFEDPRDADDAVYELDGKELCSERVTIEHARARSRGGRGRGRYSDRFSSRRPRNDRRNAPPVRTENRLIVENLSSRVSWQDLKDFMRQAGEVTFADAHRPKLNEGVVEFASYGDLKNAIEKLSGKEINGRKIKLIEGSKRHRSRSRSRSRTRSSSRSRSRSRSRSRKSYSRSRSRSRSRSRSKSRSVSRSPVPEKSQKRGSSSRSKSPASVDRQRSRSRSRSRSVDSGN, encoded by the exons ATGAGTGGCTGTCGAGTATTCATCGGGAGACTAAATCCAGCGGCCAGGGAGAAGGACGTGGAAAGATTCTTCAAGGGATATGGACGGATAAGAGATATTGATCTGAAAAGAGGCTTTGGTTTTGTG GAATTTGAGGATCCGAGGGATGCAGATGATGCTGTGTATGAGCTTGATGGAAAAGAACTCTGTAGTGAAAG gGTTACTATTGAACATGCTAGGGCTCGGTCACGAGGTGGAAGAGGTAGAGGACGATACTCTGACCGTTTTAGTAGTCGCAGACCTCGAAATGATAGACG AAATGCTCCACCTGTAAGAACAGAAAATCGTCTTATAGTTGAGAATTTATCCTCAAGAGTCAGCTGGCAG GATCTCAAAGATTTCATGAGACAAGCTGGGGAAGTAACGTTTGCGGATGCACACCGACCTAAATTAAATGAAGG GGTGGTTGAGTTTGCCTCTTATGGTGACTTAAAGAATGCTATtgaaaaactttctggaaaggaaataaatgggagaaaaataaaattaattgaagGCAGCAAAAGGCACag GTCAAGAAGCAGGTCTCGATCCCGGACCAGAAGTTCTTCTAGGTCTCGTAGCCGATCCCGTTCCCGTAGTCGCAAATCTTACAGCCGGTcaaggagcaggagcaggagccgGAGCCGGAGCAAGTCCCGTTCTGTTAGTAGGTCTCCCGTGCCTGAGAAGAGCCAGAAACGTGGTTCTTCAAGTAGATCTAAGTCTCCAGCATCTGTGGATCGCCAGAGGTCCCGGTCCCGATCAAGGTCCAGATCAGTTGACAGTGGCAATTAA